In Granulicatella elegans, one genomic interval encodes:
- the mnmG gene encoding tRNA uridine-5-carboxymethylaminomethyl(34) synthesis enzyme MnmG — MVTTYEAGNYDVIVVGAGHAGSEAALASARMGAKTLLLTMNLEMVAFMPCNPSVGGPAKGVVVREIDALGGEMGRNIDKTYIQMRMLNTGKGPAVRALRAQADKHLYAQEMKKTIEQQENLDLKQGIAERLMVEDGVCKGVVSHTGAIYRSKAVVLTAGTSSRGQIIIGELKYSSGANNSQPSIKLSENLLELGFELARFKTGTPPRIKSSSIDYSKTEIQPGDETPNLFSFTSKDEDYRYNQIPCWLTYTNEGTHEKIRENLHRAPMFTGIVEGVGARYCPSIEDKIVRFSDKPRHQIFLEPEGENTEEVYIQGLSTSLPEDVQIQMIHTVEGLEKAEMMRTGYAIEYDVVIPHQLKNTFETKIVENLFTAGQMNGTSGYEEAAGQGLYAGINAVRKIRGEEPFILGRSDAYIGVLVDDLVTKGTTEPYRLLTSRAEYRLLLRHDNADLRLTEKGRELGLISDERYVAFQEKQATIQAEIKRIQSIRLKPTEQLQSFLAEKESAELKDGILLSDLLKRPELSYDDLIGFAEEEVAVSREVKEQVEISVKYEGYIAKAIEKVEKLKRMEAKRIPSNIDYDAINGLATEARQRLKLIQPETIAQASRISGVNPADVSILMVYIEQGKIAKVQE, encoded by the coding sequence ATGGTAACAACTTATGAAGCTGGTAACTATGATGTTATCGTAGTCGGTGCGGGTCACGCTGGAAGTGAAGCTGCACTAGCAAGTGCTCGTATGGGTGCTAAAACATTATTATTAACAATGAATTTGGAAATGGTGGCATTTATGCCTTGTAATCCGTCTGTTGGAGGCCCTGCAAAAGGAGTCGTTGTGCGTGAAATTGATGCGTTAGGCGGAGAAATGGGTAGAAATATCGATAAAACCTATATTCAAATGCGTATGTTAAATACAGGGAAAGGCCCTGCAGTACGTGCGTTACGTGCGCAAGCAGATAAACATTTATATGCGCAAGAAATGAAAAAAACAATTGAACAACAAGAAAATCTTGATTTAAAACAAGGAATTGCGGAACGTTTAATGGTAGAAGACGGTGTTTGTAAAGGGGTTGTATCTCATACAGGTGCAATTTACCGTTCAAAAGCAGTTGTTTTAACAGCTGGAACATCTTCTCGTGGACAAATTATTATTGGAGAATTGAAATATTCTTCTGGAGCTAATAATTCTCAACCGTCGATTAAATTATCAGAAAACTTATTAGAATTAGGATTTGAATTAGCTCGTTTTAAAACAGGGACTCCTCCAAGAATTAAGAGTTCTTCGATTGATTATAGCAAGACAGAAATCCAACCAGGAGATGAAACGCCAAATTTATTTAGTTTTACTTCTAAAGATGAAGACTACCGCTATAATCAAATTCCATGTTGGTTGACGTATACAAATGAAGGGACTCATGAAAAAATTCGTGAAAACTTACATCGTGCGCCAATGTTTACAGGAATTGTAGAAGGTGTAGGAGCTCGTTATTGCCCATCTATTGAAGATAAAATCGTTCGTTTCAGCGACAAACCTCGTCACCAAATTTTCTTAGAACCAGAAGGGGAAAATACGGAAGAAGTGTATATTCAAGGATTATCAACTTCTCTACCAGAAGATGTTCAAATTCAAATGATTCATACAGTAGAAGGTTTGGAAAAAGCTGAAATGATGAGAACTGGTTATGCCATTGAGTATGATGTAGTGATTCCTCACCAATTAAAAAATACATTTGAAACAAAAATTGTGGAGAATTTATTTACAGCTGGACAAATGAATGGAACAAGTGGATATGAAGAAGCTGCCGGTCAAGGGCTTTATGCTGGAATTAATGCTGTTCGTAAAATCCGTGGTGAAGAACCATTTATTTTAGGTCGTAGTGATGCGTATATTGGAGTATTAGTAGATGATTTAGTTACAAAAGGAACGACAGAACCGTATCGTCTATTAACTTCTCGTGCAGAATATCGTTTATTATTACGTCATGATAATGCAGATTTACGTTTAACAGAAAAAGGTCGTGAACTAGGATTAATTTCAGATGAACGTTATGTAGCATTCCAAGAAAAACAAGCAACCATTCAAGCAGAAATTAAACGTATCCAATCCATCCGTTTGAAACCAACTGAACAATTGCAATCATTCTTAGCTGAAAAAGAATCTGCAGAATTAAAAGACGGTATTTTATTAAGTGATTTATTAAAACGTCCAGAGTTATCTTATGATGATTTAATTGGCTTTGCAGAAGAAGAGGTAGCTGTTTCTCGTGAAGTAAAAGAACAAGTAGAAATTTCTGTGAAGTATGAAGGTTATATTGCCAAAGCGATTGAAAAAGTAGAAAAATTAAAACGAATGGAAGCAAAACGTATTCCATCGAATATTGATTATGATGCTATTAATGGACTTGCGACAGAAGCTCGTCAACGTTTGAAATTAATTCAACCAGAAACGATTGCGCAAGCAAGCCGTATTAGTGGGGTAAACCCTGCCGATGTATCGATTTTAATGGTGTATATCGAACAAGGAAAAATTGCGAAAGTTCAAGAATAG
- a CDS encoding NUDIX hydrolase, which yields MTKLATICYIDNGKELLLLKRNKKPNDVHEGKYIGVGGKFEAGESPEECAIREIFEETGLKVHQMALKGIITFPEFTPEHDWYTYVFRVTDFSGELIDSPEGTLEWVPYDQVLTKPTWQGDLIFMSWLLENRPFFSAKFIYENGEYIRHQVEFYTTNEQ from the coding sequence ATGACAAAGTTAGCAACGATTTGCTATATCGATAATGGAAAAGAATTGTTATTACTAAAGCGCAATAAGAAGCCAAACGATGTACATGAAGGTAAATACATTGGAGTAGGTGGTAAATTTGAAGCGGGTGAATCTCCAGAAGAATGTGCCATTCGTGAAATTTTTGAAGAAACAGGTTTGAAAGTTCATCAAATGGCGTTAAAAGGGATTATTACTTTTCCTGAATTTACTCCCGAACATGATTGGTACACGTATGTGTTTCGAGTGACGGATTTTTCCGGGGAATTAATCGACTCTCCTGAAGGTACTTTAGAGTGGGTTCCTTATGATCAAGTATTGACGAAGCCAACTTGGCAAGGTGATTTAATTTTTATGAGTTGGCTATTAGAGAATCGTCCATTTTTCTCAGCTAAATTTATATATGAAAATGGTGAATACATTCGCCATCAAGTGGAATTTTATACAACGAATGAACAATAG
- the mnmE gene encoding tRNA uridine-5-carboxymethylaminomethyl(34) synthesis GTPase MnmE: MQTEFDTIAAISTAPGEGAIGIVRISGDLAISIASSIYQCGTKKLEEQKTHTIHYGHIVDPKSGEVYDEVMVSVLRAPKTFTREDIVEINCHGGIVAINRVLQLVLRMGARLAEPGEFTKRAFLNGRIDLSQAEAVMDLIRAKTDKSMQLAMRQLDGQLSHLIQNLRQEILNTLAQVEVNIDYPEYDDVEEMTLQLLREKTQQVLQGIRALLNTASQGKILRDGLKTAIVGRPNVGKSSLLNVLLREEKAIVTDIAGTTRDTIEEYVNVRGVPLQLIDTAGIRETDDVVEKIGVERSRKALKEADFVLLLLNQSETLQEEDIRLLETTKGMKRIILFNKTDLPSKLSTEDIAPYAKEEEIVTTSMLNKEGIDQLEEKIAGYFFQGQMNERDATYLSNTRHIALLEKAEQALVEVQNGIEMEMPVDLIQIDFTRAWDLLGEITGDSIQDELLTQLFSQFCLGK, encoded by the coding sequence ATGCAAACAGAATTTGATACGATTGCTGCGATTTCGACAGCACCTGGTGAAGGGGCTATCGGGATTGTCAGAATTAGTGGAGATTTGGCGATTTCAATCGCAAGTTCGATTTATCAATGTGGTACTAAAAAATTAGAAGAACAAAAGACACATACGATTCATTATGGTCATATTGTCGACCCTAAATCTGGAGAAGTCTATGATGAAGTAATGGTAAGTGTTTTAAGAGCTCCAAAAACTTTTACACGAGAAGATATTGTGGAAATTAATTGTCATGGAGGGATTGTGGCGATTAATCGTGTGTTGCAATTAGTGTTGCGCATGGGAGCAAGATTAGCGGAGCCTGGGGAATTTACGAAGCGTGCCTTTTTAAATGGACGTATTGATTTATCTCAAGCAGAAGCAGTGATGGATTTAATTCGAGCAAAAACGGATAAATCAATGCAATTAGCGATGCGTCAATTAGATGGTCAATTATCGCATTTAATTCAAAATTTACGTCAAGAAATTTTAAATACATTAGCACAAGTAGAAGTAAATATTGACTATCCAGAATACGATGATGTAGAAGAAATGACTTTGCAATTATTACGAGAAAAGACGCAACAAGTATTGCAAGGGATTCGTGCTTTATTAAATACAGCTAGCCAAGGGAAGATTTTACGAGACGGGTTAAAAACAGCCATCGTAGGTCGCCCGAATGTTGGAAAATCTAGTTTATTAAATGTATTATTAAGAGAAGAGAAAGCCATTGTAACGGATATTGCTGGAACAACAAGAGATACAATCGAAGAATATGTCAATGTCCGTGGAGTGCCTTTACAATTAATTGATACAGCAGGAATTCGTGAAACGGATGATGTCGTAGAAAAAATCGGGGTAGAACGTAGTCGTAAAGCGTTAAAAGAAGCGGATTTTGTATTGTTGTTATTGAACCAAAGTGAAACATTACAAGAGGAAGACATTCGTTTATTAGAAACGACAAAAGGAATGAAGCGAATTATTTTATTTAATAAAACAGATTTGCCTTCAAAACTTTCAACAGAGGATATCGCTCCTTATGCTAAGGAAGAAGAAATTGTCACAACGTCTATGTTGAATAAAGAAGGAATCGATCAATTAGAAGAAAAAATTGCGGGATATTTCTTCCAAGGACAAATGAATGAACGAGATGCAACTTACTTATCAAATACTCGTCATATTGCCTTATTAGAAAAAGCAGAACAGGCATTAGTCGAAGTGCAAAATGGGATTGAAATGGAAATGCCGGTCGATTTAATTCAAATTGATTTTACAAGAGCATGGGATTTATTAGGAGAAATCACAGGAGACAGTATTCAAGATGAGCTTCTAACCCAATTATTTAGCCAATTCTGTTTAGGAAAATAA
- the rpiA gene encoding ribose-5-phosphate isomerase RpiA encodes MRVNMKEMVGKQAATYIESGMTVGLGTGSTAYYFVEEIGRRVKEEGLDIIGVTTSKRTKEQAEKLGIPLKSVDEVDFIDVTVDGADEIAPDFSGIKGGGGALLFEKIVAEQSKRIIWIVDESKMVDYLGRFPLPVEVIPYGSEQLFKKFEAKGYRPKFRVLENGERYLTDSQNYIIDLDVFPIKDPVTFGAELKALTGVVEQGLFTNMTETVLIGTPDGVKVQTLG; translated from the coding sequence ATGCGTGTGAACATGAAAGAGATGGTTGGCAAACAGGCCGCAACTTATATTGAATCAGGGATGACCGTAGGTCTAGGAACAGGTTCTACAGCTTATTATTTTGTAGAAGAAATTGGTAGACGTGTAAAAGAAGAAGGATTAGACATTATTGGTGTAACAACTTCAAAACGTACAAAAGAACAAGCTGAGAAGTTAGGAATTCCATTGAAGAGTGTAGACGAAGTAGATTTCATTGATGTAACAGTCGATGGTGCCGATGAAATTGCTCCTGATTTTTCAGGAATTAAAGGTGGCGGTGGTGCCCTATTATTTGAAAAAATTGTTGCAGAACAATCAAAACGTATTATTTGGATTGTTGATGAATCTAAAATGGTGGATTATTTAGGACGCTTCCCACTTCCGGTAGAAGTGATTCCTTATGGTTCAGAACAATTATTCAAAAAATTTGAAGCAAAAGGCTATCGTCCAAAATTCCGAGTGTTAGAAAATGGCGAACGTTATTTAACGGATAGTCAAAATTATATTATTGACTTAGATGTATTCCCAATTAAAGATCCTGTGACATTTGGAGCAGAATTAAAAGCTCTAACAGGAGTAGTGGAACAAGGGTTATTTACAAATATGACAGAAACAGTTTTAATTGGAACGCCAGATGGTGTGAAAGTACAAACTTTAGGATAA
- a CDS encoding ABC transporter permease, with protein MKFSVLLGSALHSLKGNARRTILTMLGIIIGIAAVITIMSLGKGFQKMAVSGLAGEDNGKVTVQFFYQPDNPESVRKLEKAFSKQDRIGVESIEGVSGTEIPETREQNYIFGVSIPTKKTTEKIVLGLEKSATKESLTIGENISQVDIDANKKVAIIDEELAELLFSSPKQALGHGVTIDGEVYYIKGIKPTSKVDTLQAVFTGADPYKAVHVPATTHQHYHKKEENVNGLKVFIKPGYVAKDVAKKVETHLNEVGSKHTSGKYTFIDVAAQMDIIGKVLDGLTYFVSAVAGISLFIAGVGVMNMMYISVSERTKEIGIRRAMGATKGSIQLQFLLEGIMITSIGGIIGYVTGVLLAMLISNFLPFKIYTDWTAVALTVGVSVFIGIVFSVFPAKSAANKDVIEILR; from the coding sequence ATGAAATTTAGTGTATTATTAGGATCCGCTCTGCATTCTCTAAAAGGAAATGCTCGTCGTACAATTTTAACCATGTTAGGAATTATTATCGGAATTGCAGCTGTTATTACGATTATGAGTCTTGGGAAAGGATTCCAAAAAATGGCTGTTTCAGGATTAGCTGGAGAAGATAATGGGAAAGTCACTGTACAATTTTTCTATCAACCCGACAATCCAGAATCTGTTCGAAAATTAGAAAAAGCTTTTTCAAAGCAAGACCGCATTGGTGTGGAAAGTATTGAAGGAGTTTCGGGAACAGAAATTCCTGAAACAAGGGAACAAAATTATATTTTCGGAGTTTCGATTCCAACGAAGAAAACAACAGAAAAAATTGTACTTGGATTAGAAAAATCTGCAACAAAAGAATCTTTGACGATTGGAGAAAATATTTCCCAAGTAGATATTGATGCGAATAAAAAAGTAGCGATTATTGATGAAGAGTTAGCAGAATTATTATTTTCTAGTCCAAAGCAAGCACTAGGTCATGGGGTAACGATTGATGGAGAAGTGTATTATATTAAAGGGATTAAACCAACGAGTAAAGTAGATACTTTGCAAGCCGTGTTTACAGGTGCAGACCCTTATAAAGCAGTACATGTTCCAGCTACCACTCATCAACATTATCATAAAAAAGAAGAAAACGTGAATGGACTAAAAGTATTTATTAAACCAGGCTATGTAGCAAAAGATGTTGCTAAAAAGGTAGAAACTCATTTGAATGAAGTGGGTTCAAAACATACTTCTGGGAAATATACCTTTATTGACGTAGCTGCTCAAATGGATATTATTGGAAAAGTGTTAGATGGATTAACTTATTTCGTTTCGGCAGTAGCCGGAATTTCGTTATTCATTGCAGGTGTTGGGGTGATGAATATGATGTATATTTCAGTATCTGAACGAACAAAAGAAATTGGGATTCGTCGTGCAATGGGAGCTACTAAAGGTTCCATTCAATTACAATTTTTATTAGAAGGAATTATGATTACTTCTATTGGAGGAATTATCGGATATGTAACAGGCGTGCTACTTGCGATGCTGATTTCGAATTTCCTACCATTTAAAATTTATACTGACTGGACAGCAGTAGCTTTAACAGTTGGAGTATCAGTCTTTATTGGAATTGTATTTAGCGTATTTCCTGCTAAGTCTGCTGCCAATAAAGATGTCATTGAAATATTACGTTAA
- a CDS encoding aminotransferase class I/II-fold pyridoxal phosphate-dependent enzyme, whose translation MLEHPFNQVVEKIAVSDIRQFDAEVSQIPGIIKLTLGEPNFNTPEHIKEAAIQAIRDNHSHYTPNAGIPELRQATAAYYNKKFNLNYTAEQVITTIGATEAINASFQAILNPGDTVIVPTPVFPLYMPITMVNQGNFITVDTSEDGFILTPEKLRATIEAHPEKTFKAVVLVYPSNPTGVTYSKEQLEALSVILKEYGLWALCDEVYAELTYSGTHKSLASFLPNQTIVITGLSKSHAMTGWRIGYILGPVPFINEVVKTHQYMVTSPSSSSQYGALAAMLHGEGDCDIMKVEYQQRRDYLAKELRRLGFKVASPDGAFYLFAKIPAKFGTDSWAFVRDLAQKAKVALIPGVSFGPGGEGYVRFSYAASMENLTEVVARLEKYLA comes from the coding sequence ATGTTAGAACATCCATTCAATCAAGTCGTTGAAAAAATTGCCGTTTCAGATATTCGTCAATTTGATGCAGAAGTTTCTCAAATTCCTGGAATCATCAAATTAACATTAGGTGAACCAAATTTCAACACACCAGAACATATTAAAGAAGCTGCTATTCAAGCCATTCGTGATAATCATTCCCACTATACTCCAAATGCTGGGATTCCTGAATTACGTCAAGCAACTGCAGCATACTATAATAAAAAATTCAATTTAAACTATACAGCAGAACAGGTCATCACTACTATCGGAGCTACTGAAGCGATTAACGCTAGCTTCCAAGCTATTTTGAACCCTGGAGACACAGTTATTGTTCCTACTCCAGTTTTCCCATTATACATGCCAATTACAATGGTGAACCAAGGGAACTTTATTACAGTCGATACTAGTGAAGATGGTTTTATTTTAACTCCAGAAAAATTACGTGCTACTATTGAAGCTCATCCAGAAAAAACTTTTAAAGCAGTTGTATTAGTATATCCAAGTAACCCAACAGGGGTAACTTATTCTAAAGAACAATTAGAAGCTTTAAGTGTTATCTTAAAAGAATATGGATTATGGGCATTATGTGATGAAGTTTACGCTGAATTAACGTATAGCGGAACTCATAAATCATTAGCTTCATTCTTACCTAATCAAACAATCGTAATTACCGGTTTATCCAAATCTCATGCTATGACTGGCTGGAGAATCGGGTACATCCTTGGCCCAGTTCCATTTATCAATGAAGTTGTTAAAACTCACCAATATATGGTTACTTCTCCAAGTAGCTCAAGCCAATACGGTGCTTTAGCTGCGATGTTACACGGAGAAGGTGACTGTGACATTATGAAAGTAGAATACCAACAACGACGTGACTATCTTGCAAAAGAATTACGTCGCTTAGGTTTCAAAGTAGCAAGTCCCGATGGAGCTTTCTATCTATTTGCTAAAATTCCTGCAAAATTCGGAACAGATTCATGGGCATTCGTTCGTGACCTTGCACAAAAGGCTAAAGTAGCATTAATCCCTGGGGTTTCATTTGGACCTGGTGGAGAAGGCTACGTTCGTTTCAGTTACGCTGCTTCAATGGAAAACTTAACAGAAGTAGTTGCTCGATTAGAAAAATATTTAGCGTAA